Proteins co-encoded in one Kribbella qitaiheensis genomic window:
- a CDS encoding ABC transporter substrate-binding protein — protein sequence MRSVRQRRAATAAALLAVVALVAAGCGGSDNSGDKATGGQDAPGADALDKASGVTKVTFWHGMKGANGAAVDKLVKAFNSANTGKIEVTAVYQGDYDDTITKYKTSVQQGNTPSVVQIYDIGSRFMIDSKQTVPVQSFADKDGYSLGSIEPNIANYYSIDGKLNSMPFNTSMPLLYINKEAFVKAGLDPLKPPTNLDEIMAAAKKLTIKQGGKTVQYGFNAAIYGWFMEQLIAQSGTTYCDNENGRKDLATKVNFADEQGVKIADWYQQMVKLGYMPNTGKKTDDAQAVFKSGTSAMHLESTGSLRGYIDAAKGKFTVLTAPFPKVGASDTGGPIIGGASLWVDGQGHSDAEKRASWEFVKFASSPEQQAAWHTGTGYFPINSKALDLPADKAWVAQYPQFTTAITQLHNTKPSNPSSGCILGVMPQARKAAEDGIEKAVLGTDPQKAMTAAADSIKPQIDQYNKTVKK from the coding sequence ATGCGATCTGTCCGACAACGGCGTGCGGCGACCGCGGCGGCGCTGCTGGCAGTGGTGGCACTTGTCGCCGCCGGCTGCGGCGGTAGTGACAACTCCGGCGACAAGGCGACCGGCGGCCAGGACGCGCCCGGCGCCGACGCGCTGGACAAGGCGAGCGGCGTCACCAAGGTGACGTTCTGGCACGGCATGAAGGGCGCCAACGGCGCGGCCGTCGACAAACTGGTGAAGGCGTTCAACTCGGCCAATACCGGCAAGATCGAGGTCACCGCGGTCTACCAGGGCGACTACGACGACACCATCACGAAGTACAAGACGTCGGTGCAGCAGGGCAACACGCCCTCCGTCGTACAGATCTACGACATCGGCTCGCGGTTCATGATCGACTCCAAGCAGACCGTGCCGGTGCAGAGCTTCGCCGACAAGGACGGCTACTCGCTGGGCTCGATCGAGCCGAACATCGCCAACTACTACTCGATCGACGGCAAACTGAACTCGATGCCGTTCAACACGTCGATGCCCTTGCTGTACATCAACAAGGAAGCCTTCGTGAAGGCCGGCCTCGACCCGTTGAAGCCGCCGACGAACCTTGACGAGATCATGGCGGCCGCGAAGAAGCTGACCATCAAGCAGGGTGGCAAGACCGTCCAGTACGGCTTCAACGCCGCGATCTACGGCTGGTTCATGGAGCAGCTCATCGCCCAGTCCGGGACGACGTACTGCGACAACGAGAACGGCCGCAAGGACCTTGCCACGAAGGTGAACTTCGCCGACGAGCAGGGCGTCAAGATCGCCGACTGGTACCAGCAGATGGTGAAGCTCGGCTACATGCCGAACACCGGCAAGAAGACCGACGACGCGCAGGCCGTGTTCAAGTCCGGTACGTCGGCGATGCACCTGGAGTCGACCGGTTCGCTGCGTGGCTACATCGACGCGGCGAAGGGCAAGTTCACCGTGCTGACCGCGCCGTTCCCGAAGGTCGGCGCTTCTGACACGGGCGGGCCGATCATCGGTGGCGCCTCGTTGTGGGTCGACGGTCAGGGTCACTCGGACGCGGAGAAGCGCGCCTCGTGGGAGTTCGTGAAGTTCGCCTCGTCGCCTGAGCAGCAGGCCGCTTGGCACACCGGCACCGGGTACTTCCCGATCAACTCGAAGGCCCTGGACCTGCCGGCCGACAAGGCGTGGGTGGCGCAGTACCCGCAGTTCACCACCGCGATCACCCAACTCCACAACACCAAGCCGTCGAACCCCTCCTCGGGCTGCATCCTCGGCGTCATGCCCCAGGCCCGCAAGGCCGCCGAAGACGGCATCGAGAAGGCCGTCCTCGGCACCGACCCCCAAAAGGCGATGACCGCGGCCGCCGACTCCATCAAGCCCCAGATCGACCAGTACAACAAAACAGTCAAGAAGTAG
- a CDS encoding MFS transporter, whose amino-acid sequence MYLASSRAADSGGPATGSTALRWRRVSGNVVALGLVSLVTDISSEMVTAILPLYLVLGLGLNPLQFGLLDGLYAGATAVLRLVGGYAADRWHRLKTVAGVGYGLSAICKLGLILAGSSVAGIGAVLAVDRAGKGIRTAPRDALISLSSKPETLGRSFGVHRALDTAGAFLGPLVAMGVLWVSLGDYGSVFVTSFCIACFGVLLLVVAVRDKVRTHRASGIPLRAMFALLGGRSFRRMCGWAALLGLVTITDSFVYLALQRRWDISSTLFPLLPLGTTGVFLLLAVPLGRIADRFGRWRVFVGGHLALVICLVLVCGPVGGPLSIIGALALHGIFYAATDGVLPAAAGPLLPEDLRASGLALLQTGQALARMASAVLFGLAWTLWDLGPSLVVTAGLLVVVTIAAAVVKPWEARG is encoded by the coding sequence ATGTATCTAGCCAGCAGCCGGGCCGCCGACAGTGGCGGCCCGGCCACCGGTAGCACCGCGCTCCGCTGGCGCCGAGTGTCCGGCAATGTCGTCGCACTCGGTCTGGTCAGCCTCGTCACCGACATCTCGTCGGAGATGGTCACCGCGATTCTCCCTCTCTACCTGGTACTCGGACTCGGCCTGAACCCCTTGCAGTTCGGGCTGTTGGACGGTCTGTACGCCGGTGCGACTGCCGTACTGCGCCTCGTCGGCGGGTACGCCGCGGATCGCTGGCACCGGCTCAAGACCGTCGCAGGTGTCGGCTACGGACTCTCGGCGATCTGCAAGCTCGGCCTGATCCTGGCCGGCTCGTCAGTGGCCGGGATCGGCGCTGTTCTTGCTGTCGATCGTGCGGGGAAGGGCATCCGGACCGCCCCTCGGGATGCCCTGATCTCGTTGAGCAGCAAGCCGGAGACGCTCGGCCGGTCGTTCGGCGTCCACCGGGCGCTGGACACCGCCGGTGCGTTCCTCGGTCCGCTGGTCGCGATGGGCGTGCTGTGGGTCAGCCTGGGCGACTACGGCTCCGTCTTCGTGACCAGCTTCTGCATCGCCTGCTTCGGTGTGCTGCTCCTCGTCGTGGCAGTTCGCGACAAGGTGCGGACTCATCGGGCTTCAGGTATCCCGTTGCGGGCGATGTTCGCCTTGCTGGGAGGGAGAAGCTTTCGCCGGATGTGCGGCTGGGCTGCCCTTCTCGGCCTGGTGACGATCACGGATTCCTTTGTCTACTTGGCCTTGCAGCGCAGGTGGGATATCAGCAGCACGCTGTTCCCGCTGCTTCCGTTGGGTACGACGGGGGTCTTCCTGCTGCTGGCCGTTCCGCTCGGCCGGATCGCTGATCGCTTCGGCCGCTGGCGAGTGTTCGTCGGAGGTCACCTCGCGTTGGTGATCTGCCTGGTGCTGGTCTGCGGACCGGTCGGTGGGCCGTTGTCGATCATCGGAGCTCTTGCCCTGCACGGGATCTTCTATGCGGCGACGGACGGGGTTCTTCCTGCGGCTGCAGGACCACTGTTGCCGGAAGACCTGAGGGCAAGCGGTCTTGCTCTGCTGCAGACCGGCCAGGCGCTGGCCCGGATGGCGTCGGCTGTGCTCTTCGGACTCGCTTGGACGCTGTGGGACCTGGGTCCGTCCTTGGTCGTGACAGCCGGTCTTCTGGTGGTCGTCACGATCGCGGCGGCTGTCGTCAAACCCTGGGAGGCAAGGGGATGA
- a CDS encoding carbohydrate ABC transporter permease, producing the protein MLIPCVIIFALFIIWPLGKSVSLSLHGSDLFGRPDAFVGLQHYRDMLGSPEFRHILWVTFAFVLLTVIPGVLGGLAVVLLLEQHIKGIRIFRTAFALPFAFSVASASVIFATIYNPAIGLANGMLGRFGVDRVGWLTDPSWALISVAITTVWMSIGYNVLVLSAGIGAIPTEINEAATLDGAGGWRAARFITVPMLGPQLFFLVVISTIQSLQGFGQIKILTPEGGPEQSTKTLVYSIYHTAFANNASDFGAASAQAIVLLVILLACTAIQFGVLERRVHYK; encoded by the coding sequence ATGCTGATCCCCTGCGTGATCATCTTCGCGCTGTTCATCATCTGGCCGCTGGGCAAGTCCGTCTCGCTCTCGCTGCACGGCTCCGACCTGTTCGGCCGCCCGGACGCGTTCGTCGGGCTGCAGCACTACCGCGACATGCTCGGCTCGCCGGAGTTCCGGCACATCCTGTGGGTGACGTTCGCCTTCGTGCTGCTGACCGTGATCCCCGGCGTACTGGGCGGGCTCGCGGTCGTGTTGTTGCTCGAGCAGCACATCAAAGGCATCCGGATCTTCCGGACCGCCTTCGCGCTGCCGTTCGCGTTCTCGGTCGCCAGCGCGTCGGTCATCTTCGCGACCATCTACAATCCGGCGATCGGACTGGCCAACGGGATGCTCGGCCGGTTCGGCGTCGACCGGGTCGGCTGGCTGACCGATCCGTCCTGGGCGCTGATCAGCGTCGCGATCACCACGGTCTGGATGAGCATCGGCTACAACGTGCTCGTGCTGTCCGCCGGGATCGGTGCGATCCCGACCGAGATCAACGAGGCGGCCACGCTGGACGGCGCCGGCGGCTGGCGGGCGGCCCGGTTCATCACCGTGCCGATGCTCGGCCCGCAACTGTTCTTCCTGGTCGTGATCTCGACGATCCAGTCGCTGCAGGGCTTCGGCCAGATCAAGATCCTCACCCCAGAGGGCGGTCCGGAACAGTCGACCAAGACGCTCGTCTACTCGATCTATCACACCGCGTTCGCGAACAACGCCAGCGATTTCGGCGCCGCGTCCGCGCAGGCGATCGTGCTGCTGGTGATCCTGCTCGCCTGTACGGCGATCCAGTTCGGCGTCCTCGAGAGGCGGGTGCACTACAAGTGA
- a CDS encoding TolB family protein, translating into MKKVLIALAGFAVFAGVAVTYVVSARGDGPAENAVPVVTGQSMALDGRSLYFRNVAKGPDFGKLAAVPRTAPTAARKVGDLRCDRYAVARGTGVCLSVKQGSLPPVTDLLVLGPDQAVRHRETLPGTPSRARVSSDGKIVYWTLFVSGDSYSATGFSTRSGLYEVQTGQLVKTIEELAVFISGRRYFARDANFWGITFGADGNRFYATLGSKGKTYLIETDYKRYRGEAILENVECPSLSPDGKRIAFKQKVSDGVWRLAVVDLASRTVTQLAETRSVDDQPLWRDDSTILYALRRDGDASDVWSVPANGAGTPTLLIPDASSPAYG; encoded by the coding sequence ATGAAGAAGGTTCTGATCGCGTTGGCCGGGTTCGCCGTCTTCGCGGGCGTGGCGGTCACCTACGTCGTGTCCGCTCGCGGTGACGGTCCCGCCGAGAACGCGGTCCCGGTGGTCACCGGACAGTCGATGGCGCTGGACGGCCGCAGCTTGTACTTCCGGAATGTTGCCAAGGGCCCGGATTTCGGCAAGCTGGCCGCGGTGCCGAGAACCGCTCCGACCGCGGCGCGGAAGGTCGGAGATCTCCGGTGCGACCGCTATGCGGTCGCTCGCGGTACGGGGGTGTGTCTCAGTGTCAAGCAGGGATCGCTGCCGCCGGTGACCGACCTGCTGGTGCTCGGTCCCGATCAGGCTGTCCGGCATCGGGAGACCTTGCCCGGAACGCCGAGCAGGGCACGCGTTTCTTCGGATGGAAAGATCGTCTACTGGACGCTGTTCGTCTCGGGCGACTCGTACTCCGCGACCGGGTTCTCCACTCGCAGCGGACTTTACGAGGTGCAGACCGGGCAGTTGGTGAAGACCATCGAGGAACTCGCTGTCTTCATCAGTGGACGACGGTACTTCGCCCGCGACGCGAACTTCTGGGGAATCACCTTCGGTGCCGACGGCAACCGGTTCTACGCGACACTCGGCAGCAAGGGGAAGACCTACCTGATCGAGACGGACTACAAGCGCTATCGCGGCGAGGCGATCCTCGAGAATGTCGAATGCCCGTCGCTGTCGCCGGATGGTAAGCGAATCGCCTTCAAACAAAAGGTTTCCGACGGTGTCTGGCGGCTCGCCGTGGTGGATCTGGCATCTCGGACGGTGACCCAGCTGGCCGAGACTCGCAGCGTCGACGACCAGCCTTTGTGGCGCGACGATTCCACGATCCTCTACGCCCTGCGCCGAGACGGTGACGCCTCCGACGTCTGGTCGGTCCCGGCCAACGGGGCCGGTACGCCGACGCTGCTCATCCCGGACGCGAGCAGCCCGGCGTACGGGTGA
- a CDS encoding discoidin domain-containing protein, whose translation MARRRVLLKVVPPFVVAALVAGIGLNSSAEAAADALLSQRKPVLASSLETSSFGGDLAVDGSGTTRWASAEGVDPQWIRVDLGQAAAIHRVKLSWEAAYGKNYRIEVSDDGTNFTTVKDVVNGNGATDDLTGLQGHGRYVRLVGTKRGTSYGYSLWELEVYGAADSSGDTQAPTVPTGLKATSVTATTATLSWTASTDNVGVNSYDVLRDGVVIANVAQPPYNDTGLSGSTTYKYTVKARDLAGNVSNPSDALSVLTTAGGGGGQFVLAAAGDIAEQCTASSSSCIHPKTAALVQAINPANVITMGDNQYDDAHLSDFQNYYDKTWGKFKSITKPIPGNHETYDEPSFDGYHKYFGSIATPQGKNYYSWERGNWHFIALDSNDFVKEEAGKTAATDPAQLTWLKQDLAGNTKGCIAAYYHHPRFSSGDHGDNPDAAQLWQTLVDAKVDLVLNGHDHHYERFLPQNVNGQPDPNGPMQIIGGTGGASFYPVHAAHPATAKLIHDKSGVLKLSMTDTTFAEQLIGLDNTVLDSSPTYTCH comes from the coding sequence ATGGCTCGAAGGCGCGTGTTGCTCAAGGTAGTACCCCCGTTTGTGGTCGCCGCTCTGGTGGCCGGGATCGGACTCAATTCAAGTGCCGAAGCAGCGGCGGACGCTCTGCTGTCCCAGCGTAAACCGGTACTGGCGTCCAGTCTCGAGACCAGTTCCTTCGGCGGCGATCTCGCCGTCGACGGGAGCGGGACGACGCGCTGGGCCAGCGCGGAAGGCGTGGATCCGCAGTGGATCCGGGTCGACCTCGGTCAGGCCGCCGCCATCCATCGGGTCAAGCTGAGCTGGGAGGCGGCGTACGGGAAGAACTACCGGATCGAGGTCTCGGACGACGGCACCAATTTCACCACCGTCAAGGATGTCGTCAACGGCAACGGCGCCACCGATGACCTGACCGGCCTGCAGGGACACGGGCGGTACGTCCGTCTGGTCGGCACCAAGCGAGGCACGAGCTACGGCTACTCCCTGTGGGAGCTGGAGGTGTACGGCGCTGCAGACTCCAGCGGTGACACCCAGGCGCCCACAGTCCCGACTGGATTGAAGGCCACCAGCGTCACGGCGACCACCGCGACCCTGAGCTGGACCGCCTCTACCGACAACGTGGGCGTCAACTCGTACGACGTACTGCGGGACGGCGTCGTGATCGCCAACGTCGCACAGCCGCCGTACAACGACACCGGCCTGAGCGGGAGTACGACGTACAAGTACACCGTGAAGGCTCGTGATCTCGCCGGAAACGTCTCCAACCCCAGCGATGCCCTCAGCGTGCTGACGACGGCCGGTGGCGGTGGCGGTCAGTTCGTCCTCGCGGCCGCCGGCGACATCGCGGAGCAGTGCACGGCATCCAGCTCCAGCTGCATTCACCCCAAGACGGCGGCGCTGGTCCAGGCGATAAACCCGGCCAACGTCATCACGATGGGCGACAACCAGTACGACGACGCGCATCTGTCGGACTTCCAGAACTACTACGACAAGACCTGGGGGAAGTTCAAGAGCATCACCAAGCCGATCCCAGGTAACCACGAGACCTACGACGAGCCGTCGTTCGACGGATACCACAAGTACTTCGGATCGATCGCCACGCCGCAGGGCAAGAACTACTACAGCTGGGAACGCGGCAACTGGCACTTCATCGCGCTGGACTCCAACGACTTCGTGAAGGAGGAGGCCGGCAAGACCGCTGCCACCGACCCGGCCCAGCTCACCTGGCTGAAGCAGGACCTCGCCGGCAACACCAAGGGCTGCATCGCGGCCTACTACCACCACCCGCGCTTCAGCTCGGGCGACCACGGCGACAACCCCGACGCCGCCCAGCTCTGGCAGACGTTGGTCGATGCCAAGGTCGACCTGGTGCTGAACGGTCACGATCACCACTACGAACGGTTCCTGCCGCAGAACGTCAACGGTCAGCCGGACCCGAACGGTCCGATGCAGATCATCGGCGGCACCGGCGGTGCGTCGTTCTACCCGGTCCACGCGGCTCACCCCGCCACGGCCAAGTTGATCCACGACAAGAGCGGTGTGCTCAAGCTGTCGATGACCGACACCACGTTCGCCGAGCAGCTCATCGGCCTCGACAACACGGTGCTGGACAGCAGCCCGACCTACACCTGCCACTGA
- a CDS encoding carbohydrate ABC transporter permease, whose amino-acid sequence MRNLTVGRAITYAVLILAALAVIFPVYYVIAGSIMSPGQISSYPPDLFPHGLFTGNYEGATSTTAIGRQYLNSVLQTSVITLSQLITSVLAAYAFVFMKMWGRTVLFGLFLGTLMVPWESIVLPNYLTITGWSVGGERLTASYAGTMIALVLPFLANAFGVFLLRQSFLQFPTELRDAAIIDGCGHWRFIRRILLPLNKPALTAVGLYVFLAAWNQFFWPLLIGDNANRRTLQIGISQLNDVEAADPGLILAGVTLSILPTLAIVIFGQRFIVRGLTAGAIR is encoded by the coding sequence GTGAGGAACCTGACCGTCGGCCGGGCGATCACGTACGCCGTACTGATCCTGGCCGCGCTCGCAGTGATCTTCCCCGTGTACTACGTGATCGCGGGCTCGATCATGTCGCCCGGCCAGATCTCGTCGTACCCGCCCGACCTGTTCCCGCACGGGCTCTTCACCGGCAACTACGAAGGCGCCACCTCCACCACGGCGATCGGTCGGCAGTACCTGAACTCGGTGCTGCAGACCTCGGTGATCACGCTCAGTCAGCTGATCACCAGCGTGCTGGCGGCGTACGCGTTCGTCTTCATGAAGATGTGGGGCCGGACCGTGCTGTTCGGGCTGTTCCTCGGCACGCTGATGGTGCCGTGGGAATCGATCGTGCTGCCGAACTATCTGACCATCACCGGCTGGTCGGTCGGCGGCGAACGGCTCACCGCGTCGTACGCCGGAACGATGATCGCCCTGGTGCTCCCGTTCCTGGCCAACGCCTTCGGGGTGTTCCTGCTCCGGCAATCGTTCCTGCAGTTCCCGACCGAACTGCGCGACGCGGCGATCATCGACGGCTGCGGGCACTGGCGGTTCATCCGCCGGATCCTGCTCCCGCTGAACAAACCGGCGCTGACGGCTGTCGGTCTGTACGTCTTCCTGGCAGCTTGGAACCAGTTCTTCTGGCCGTTGCTGATCGGCGACAACGCCAACCGGCGGACGCTGCAGATCGGTATCAGCCAGCTCAACGACGTCGAGGCGGCCGACCCTGGCCTGATCCTCGCGGGCGTCACCCTGTCCATCCTTCCGACCCTGGCCATCGTGATCTTCGGTCAGCGTTTCATCGTCCGCGGGCTGACCGCGGGCGCGATCCGGTAA
- a CDS encoding SDR family oxidoreductase has protein sequence MLQRRVLEIDRGLAERGDVDDSRGGAAGEHASITLVGAVTARAAVPGTAGIGSLNAAIEGLVQPLASELAPIRVNAVSPGYIDTPWWNGFGPEERTAFFKQAADGLPTKRIATAADIAEAIVLLAANPNITGTVIETDGGAGLVA, from the coding sequence GTGCTCCAGCGACGGGTCCTCGAGATCGATCGGGGCTTGGCCGAGCGAGGCGATGTTGACGATTCGCGCGGGGGCGCCGCGGGCGAGCATGCCTCGATCACGCTCGTCGGAGCCGTCACAGCACGGGCTGCCGTGCCCGGCACGGCCGGGATCGGTTCACTCAACGCCGCCATCGAAGGGCTCGTCCAGCCGCTCGCAAGCGAACTGGCGCCTATCCGGGTGAACGCCGTCTCGCCCGGGTACATCGACACGCCGTGGTGGAATGGATTCGGCCCTGAGGAGCGAACCGCGTTCTTCAAGCAGGCAGCCGATGGTCTGCCTACCAAGCGGATCGCAACTGCCGCGGACATCGCCGAGGCGATCGTGCTGCTGGCCGCCAACCCCAACATCACCGGCACCGTCATCGAAACAGACGGTGGCGCGGGCCTCGTCGCCTGA
- a CDS encoding TetR/AcrR family transcriptional regulator has protein sequence MPRPKAVTPDRTPLSRERVLRSAVAIADAGGIAALTIRSLAEDLGVKPMSVYHHVAGKAEILDSIVDLVFAEIDLPTPGGDWEAEIRRRAHSARQALRRHPWAIGLMESRTSPGPATLKHHDANIGTLRAAGFSVAMTAHAYALIDSFVYGFALQEAALPFEGPDTVAEVAAPMMALFTTGQYPHLVELATEHVLQPGYDFGDEFEFGLTLVLDGLARYLSS, from the coding sequence ATGCCAAGACCAAAAGCAGTCACCCCGGACCGCACTCCGCTCAGCCGGGAGCGGGTACTACGCAGCGCGGTCGCGATCGCTGACGCAGGCGGGATCGCGGCGCTGACGATCCGGTCGCTGGCCGAGGATCTCGGCGTCAAGCCGATGTCGGTCTACCACCACGTGGCCGGCAAGGCGGAGATCCTCGACAGCATCGTCGATCTGGTCTTCGCCGAGATCGACCTGCCGACGCCGGGCGGCGACTGGGAGGCGGAGATCCGTCGCCGGGCCCATTCCGCCCGCCAAGCACTACGCCGGCACCCGTGGGCGATCGGCCTGATGGAGTCCCGGACCAGCCCCGGCCCGGCGACCCTGAAACACCACGACGCGAACATCGGCACGCTACGCGCGGCCGGCTTCTCCGTCGCGATGACAGCACACGCGTACGCGCTGATCGACAGCTTTGTGTACGGCTTCGCGCTGCAAGAAGCCGCGTTGCCGTTCGAAGGTCCGGACACCGTCGCGGAGGTCGCCGCGCCGATGATGGCGCTGTTCACCACCGGTCAGTACCCGCACCTGGTCGAGCTGGCGACCGAGCACGTCCTCCAGCCCGGGTACGACTTCGGTGACGAGTTCGAGTTCGGCCTGACCCTGGTCCTCGACGGGCTGGCGAGATACCTGTCTAGCTGA
- a CDS encoding alpha/beta fold hydrolase — protein sequence MPDPVTTTVDVPGAVLTYDVHGELADRDQPVLLMIGSPMGASGFPTLASNFADRTVVTYDPRGVERSTRTDGTGELSPDDHAGDLAALIETLDAGPVDLFASSGGAVNALALMAKRPELVRRLVAHEPPLAALTADHVNALAATEDIYQTYQRDGMGAGMAKFIAIVSYQGEIPDDYTEQPAPDPAMFGLPTTDDGSRNDSLIGQNLRGCTSYQPDVDALAKVKEQIVIGVGEESEGQLARRGGEAIAERLGLTPVVFPSNHGGFLGDEYGQPGKPAEFAVTLREAFTG from the coding sequence ATGCCGGACCCCGTCACCACCACCGTCGACGTACCAGGGGCAGTCCTCACGTACGACGTACACGGTGAGCTCGCCGACCGCGATCAGCCGGTGCTGCTGATGATCGGCTCCCCGATGGGCGCGAGTGGCTTCCCCACCCTGGCGTCGAATTTCGCGGACCGGACCGTGGTGACCTACGACCCGCGCGGGGTGGAGCGCAGTACCCGCACCGACGGCACCGGCGAGCTGTCGCCGGACGACCACGCCGGCGACCTGGCCGCCCTGATCGAGACGCTCGACGCCGGACCGGTCGACCTCTTCGCGAGCAGCGGCGGGGCGGTGAACGCGCTGGCGTTGATGGCGAAAAGGCCCGAGCTCGTACGCCGGTTGGTCGCCCACGAGCCGCCGCTGGCCGCACTCACCGCGGATCACGTGAACGCGCTCGCGGCCACCGAGGACATCTACCAGACCTACCAGCGCGACGGGATGGGCGCCGGGATGGCCAAGTTCATCGCGATCGTCAGCTACCAAGGCGAGATCCCGGACGACTACACCGAGCAGCCGGCGCCGGACCCGGCGATGTTCGGCCTGCCGACCACCGACGACGGTTCCCGCAACGACTCCCTGATCGGGCAGAACCTGCGCGGCTGTACGTCGTACCAGCCGGACGTCGACGCACTTGCCAAGGTCAAGGAGCAGATCGTGATCGGCGTCGGCGAGGAGTCCGAGGGCCAGCTCGCCCGCCGGGGCGGCGAGGCGATCGCGGAGCGACTCGGCCTCACGCCGGTGGTGTTCCCGAGCAACCACGGCGGCTTCCTCGGCGACGAGTACGGCCAGCCCGGCAAGCCCGCCGAATTCGCCGTCACTCTGCGTGAAGCCTTCACCGGCTAA
- the purD gene encoding phosphoribosylamine--glycine ligase codes for MKVLVIGSGGREHALVWALSQDPDVEQVVAAPGNPGIATLQPAYDGQTIVCRSVDISDHDAVLALATELGADLVVVGPEAPLVAGMADPLRAAGIAVFGPSRQAAEIEGSKAFAKDVMAAASVPTGRAYICTTPEQAAEAIDAFGPPYVVKDDALAAGKGVVVTSDREEALAHAADCDQVLIEEFLDGPEVSLFAITDGTTVLPMQPAQDFKRLGDNDEGPNTGGMGAYTPLPWAPEKLVEEITEKVLQPTVDEMRRRGTPFSGLLYAGLALTSRGVRVIEFNCRFGDPETQALLPLLKTPLGGLLNAAATGKLADIEPLAWKPGSAVAVVVAAKKYPAKPRSGDVISGIDQAEAGGVRVFHAGTAIEDGEVVTAGGRVLAVSGIGKDLDEARQRAYAGVGQIRIKGSQHRTDIALKAARGDIHLIS; via the coding sequence GTGAAGGTCTTAGTTATCGGCTCAGGCGGCCGTGAACACGCACTGGTCTGGGCCTTGAGTCAGGATCCTGACGTCGAGCAGGTCGTCGCGGCCCCGGGCAACCCTGGCATCGCCACGTTGCAACCGGCGTACGACGGGCAAACGATCGTTTGCCGCTCGGTGGACATCTCGGACCACGACGCGGTGCTCGCGCTCGCGACCGAACTCGGCGCCGACCTGGTCGTGGTCGGGCCCGAGGCACCGCTGGTCGCCGGGATGGCCGATCCGCTCCGCGCGGCCGGGATCGCGGTCTTCGGCCCGTCCAGACAGGCGGCCGAGATCGAGGGTTCGAAGGCGTTCGCCAAGGACGTGATGGCCGCGGCGAGCGTCCCGACCGGCCGGGCCTACATCTGTACGACGCCGGAGCAGGCCGCCGAGGCGATCGATGCCTTCGGCCCCCCTTATGTGGTCAAGGACGACGCTCTCGCCGCGGGCAAGGGCGTCGTCGTCACCTCCGATCGCGAAGAGGCGCTGGCGCACGCGGCCGACTGCGATCAGGTGCTGATCGAGGAGTTCCTCGACGGCCCCGAGGTGTCGCTGTTCGCGATCACCGACGGCACCACCGTGCTGCCGATGCAGCCGGCCCAGGACTTCAAGCGGCTCGGCGACAACGACGAAGGCCCCAACACCGGCGGTATGGGCGCCTACACTCCGTTGCCCTGGGCACCGGAAAAGCTGGTCGAGGAGATCACCGAGAAGGTCCTCCAGCCGACCGTCGACGAGATGCGCCGCCGCGGTACACCGTTCAGCGGCCTGCTGTACGCCGGTCTCGCGCTCACCTCGCGCGGCGTCCGGGTGATCGAGTTCAACTGCCGCTTCGGCGACCCGGAGACGCAGGCGCTGCTGCCGCTGCTCAAGACTCCGCTCGGCGGCCTCCTGAACGCCGCGGCGACGGGCAAACTGGCCGACATCGAGCCGCTGGCCTGGAAGCCGGGTTCGGCGGTCGCGGTCGTGGTGGCCGCCAAAAAGTACCCGGCCAAGCCTCGCAGCGGTGATGTGATCAGCGGGATCGACCAGGCCGAGGCCGGTGGGGTCCGCGTCTTCCACGCCGGCACCGCGATCGAGGACGGCGAGGTCGTCACGGCCGGCGGCCGGGTGCTGGCGGTCAGTGGCATCGGCAAGGATCTCGACGAGGCCCGCCAGCGCGCGTACGCCGGTGTCGGCCAGATCCGGATCAAGGGCTCCCAGCACCGCACCGACATCGCGCTCAAGGCCGCCCGCGGCGACATCCACCTGATCAGCTAG
- a CDS encoding FKBP-type peptidyl-prolyl cis-trans isomerase has protein sequence MTDKPEIDFPDTPPPADLEITDITEGDGDEAKAGSRVNVHYVGVAHSTGEEFDASYNRGAPLAFQLGVGQVIQGWDTGVQGMKVGGRRKLVIPPHLGYGDRGAGSAIKPGETLIFVVDLISVS, from the coding sequence ATGACTGACAAGCCTGAGATCGACTTTCCGGACACCCCGCCGCCGGCGGATCTGGAGATCACCGACATCACCGAGGGCGACGGCGACGAGGCGAAGGCCGGCTCCCGCGTCAACGTCCACTACGTGGGCGTGGCCCACTCCACCGGGGAAGAGTTCGACGCCTCGTACAACCGCGGCGCCCCGCTGGCCTTCCAGCTCGGTGTCGGCCAGGTCATCCAGGGCTGGGACACCGGCGTCCAGGGGATGAAGGTCGGCGGCCGGCGCAAGCTGGTCATCCCGCCGCACCTGGGCTACGGCGACCGCGGCGCGGGCAGCGCGATCAAGCCCGGCGAGACCCTGATCTTCGTGGTCGACCTGATCAGCGTCAGCTGA